In one Acetobacter sp. genomic region, the following are encoded:
- a CDS encoding sigma-70 family RNA polymerase sigma factor: MADTFQTQIVAILPKLRVQALALTRNRAQAEDLVQDAVCNALGARDSFIPGTNFAAWMHRILRNRFISDLRKRRATTDIDDLPGDMLSSKADHEDRLAVKDLSFALARLPADQREALVMVVLQGMSYQELAEATGCAVGTAKSRVFRARRQLEAWMTGELPESDRLRQQAMALRHEVEERRKNFGNRSVVTNPVVV; encoded by the coding sequence ATGGCTGATACCTTCCAGACCCAGATTGTTGCGATCCTGCCCAAGCTTCGCGTGCAGGCGCTCGCTCTCACCAGAAACCGTGCCCAGGCGGAAGATCTGGTGCAGGATGCCGTATGCAACGCTCTGGGCGCGCGTGACAGCTTTATTCCCGGAACAAATTTTGCCGCATGGATGCACAGAATCCTGCGCAACCGTTTCATCTCTGACCTGCGCAAGCGCAGAGCGACGACGGACATTGATGATCTGCCCGGCGACATGCTTTCCAGCAAGGCTGACCATGAGGACCGTCTGGCTGTGAAGGACCTGAGCTTTGCGCTCGCACGTCTGCCGGCTGATCAGCGTGAGGCGCTGGTCATGGTTGTCCTGCAGGGCATGAGCTATCAGGAGCTTGCGGAAGCGACGGGCTGTGCGGTGGGAACGGCCAAAAGCCGGGTATTCCGCGCACGTCGTCAGCTTGAAGCCTGGATGACCGGAGAACTGCCCGAGAGCGATCGTCTGCGTCAGCAGGCAATGGCTTTGCGTCATGAGGTTGAGGAGCGGCGCAAAAATTTCGGTAATCGATCTGTGGTAACAAATCCCGTGGTCGTGTAA
- a CDS encoding NepR family anti-sigma factor translates to MSARNRKSSSSAHGGKKEDDAFDIWLKRGLHQLFDDVANEPIPEELLRLLEEDEDGQ, encoded by the coding sequence ATGTCAGCCAGAAACCGAAAATCCAGTTCTTCTGCCCATGGCGGGAAGAAAGAGGACGACGCGTTCGATATCTGGCTGAAGCGCGGTCTTCATCAGCTTTTCGATGACGTTGCGAACGAGCCTATCCCGGAAGAACTTCTGCGTCTGCTTGAGGAAGACGAGGACGGTCAGTGA